In Streptomyces sp. NBC_01439, the following are encoded in one genomic region:
- a CDS encoding SCO4225 family membrane protein, which translates to MTARTLARLTLANPASVIYLGLVGIAVAYATGVTLFAPDPGFVWVLPAMLAFPLFMLVTLIHGTALGDGLPATWLLLAELILCVLAQSLALGTMVEASRGRLRRR; encoded by the coding sequence ATGACCGCTCGCACGCTCGCCCGCCTGACCCTCGCGAACCCCGCTTCGGTGATCTACCTGGGACTCGTCGGCATCGCGGTGGCCTACGCGACGGGCGTCACGCTGTTCGCCCCGGACCCCGGCTTCGTATGGGTACTGCCCGCGATGCTCGCGTTCCCGCTCTTCATGCTCGTGACGCTGATCCACGGCACGGCCCTCGGGGACGGCCTGCCCGCAACGTGGCTCCTCCTCGCCGAGCTGATCCTCTGCGTACTCGCCCAGTCGCTCGCCCTCGGCACGATGGTGGAAGCCTCCCGCGGCCGCCTCCGCCGCCGCTAG
- the mgrA gene encoding L-glyceraldehyde 3-phosphate reductase encodes MTDTNPYRAEPSRYDSMEYRRTGHSGLKLPAISLGLWHNFGDDRSLESQRAILRRAFDLGITHFDLANNYGPPPGSAELNFGKIFSQDFASYRDELILSTKAGYLMHPGPYGEWGSRKYLLSSLDASLKRMGVDYVDIFYSHRFDPETPLEETMGALASAVQQGKALYVGVSSYTAEQTTEAVRILREMGVRPLIHQPSYSMINRWTEEDGLLDTLEDAGMGCISFAPLAQGMLTGKYLKGIPADSRAAQGKSLNPDLLSDEVLRRLTGLNEIAARRGQSLAQLALKWVLRDDRMTSALIGASSVPQLEENVAALASAPLGEDELKEIDSLAVSTPGTNIWAQRG; translated from the coding sequence GTGACTGATACCAATCCCTATCGGGCAGAGCCCTCGCGCTACGACTCCATGGAGTACCGGCGCACCGGCCACAGCGGCCTCAAGCTCCCCGCCATCTCCCTCGGCCTCTGGCACAACTTCGGCGACGACAGGTCCCTGGAGTCCCAGCGGGCGATCCTCCGCCGGGCCTTCGACCTCGGCATCACCCACTTCGACCTGGCGAACAACTACGGCCCGCCGCCCGGCTCGGCCGAGCTGAATTTCGGCAAGATCTTTTCGCAGGACTTCGCGTCCTACCGGGACGAGCTGATCCTGTCGACCAAGGCCGGCTACCTGATGCACCCCGGGCCGTACGGCGAGTGGGGCAGTCGCAAGTACCTGCTCAGCTCGCTCGACGCCTCGCTCAAGCGGATGGGCGTGGACTACGTCGACATCTTCTACTCGCACCGCTTCGACCCGGAGACCCCGCTGGAGGAGACCATGGGCGCCCTCGCGTCCGCGGTCCAGCAGGGCAAGGCCCTGTACGTGGGCGTCTCCTCCTACACGGCGGAGCAGACGACCGAGGCCGTACGGATCCTGCGCGAAATGGGCGTGCGCCCGCTCATCCACCAGCCCTCCTACTCCATGATCAACCGCTGGACGGAGGAGGACGGGCTGCTGGACACCCTGGAGGACGCCGGCATGGGCTGCATCTCCTTCGCGCCGCTCGCGCAGGGGATGCTGACCGGCAAGTACCTGAAGGGCATCCCGGCGGACTCGCGGGCCGCTCAGGGCAAGTCCCTGAACCCGGACCTGCTCTCGGACGAGGTGCTCCGCCGACTGACCGGTCTGAACGAGATCGCGGCCCGCCGCGGGCAGTCCCTCGCCCAGCTGGCCCTCAAGTGGGTGCTCCGCGACGACCGGATGACCTCGGCCCTGATCGGCGCGTCGAGCGTGCCGCAGCTGGAGGAGAACGTGGCCGCGCTGGCGTCCGCGCCGCTCGGGGAGGACGAGTTGAAGGAGATCGACTCCCTCGCCGTCTCCACCCCCGGCACCAACATCTGGGCCCAACGCGGCTGA
- a CDS encoding DUF192 domain-containing protein, with the protein MANWRDGNGTLLVGADPTEIPLEVAASYGARTRGLLGRDGIDGAMLLTPAASVHTFRMRFAIDVAYLDRDLGVLAVVTMAPGRLGLPRLRSRHVLESAAGAMARWGLQAGTLIKMDVPGRLTPR; encoded by the coding sequence ATGGCGAACTGGCGTGACGGCAACGGCACCCTGCTGGTGGGCGCGGACCCCACGGAGATCCCGCTGGAGGTCGCCGCCTCGTACGGGGCGCGGACCCGCGGGCTGCTCGGGCGGGACGGGATCGACGGCGCGATGCTGCTGACCCCCGCGGCGAGCGTGCACACCTTCCGGATGCGGTTCGCGATCGACGTGGCGTACCTCGACCGCGACCTCGGCGTGCTCGCCGTGGTCACCATGGCGCCGGGCCGGCTCGGGCTGCCGCGGCTGCGCTCCCGGCACGTCCTGGAGTCGGCGGCCGGGGCCATGGCGCGGTGGGGCCTGCAGGCCGGAACCCTCATCAAGATGGACGTACCAGGGCGTCTCACTCCCCGCTAG
- a CDS encoding extracellular solute-binding protein gives MRRRISGTTATTAVLGLLIPLAGCGGSGDGAGDGGTLHLVAAEYGDSPATSSKPYWEKMAADFTEANPGIELDVKLLPWVDIDREVSRMVKAGKAPDVALMGSYSDFAAQGKLYPAEELLSVTAEANFLQPLADAGSVGNSLYGLPFVASSRLLFYNEALFAKAGIKEPPKTWSDLKSDAKALKDKGVKYPYALPLGPEEAHAEALIWELSNGGGYADSSGNYSLDSDQNIATWDWVKREMVGPGLTGPTPPSQLNRAEAFAAFLRGEVGMVNGYPSLAHEARAKGIGISTTSMPVSDNLGTGVPPPTVGVADWMMAFKQNGKRAEIGKFLEFIYQDKNLSDFADRYHLLPSTVTASRTPAGGGLDKNDTQFLNALRGAQLYPVNDPSWLTVSDTIKRNIGRAVEPTGSPKAVLEDIAGQAAQASKKH, from the coding sequence GTGCGACGAAGAATTTCCGGCACGACCGCCACCACGGCCGTGCTCGGTCTGCTGATACCGCTAGCCGGATGCGGCGGCTCCGGAGACGGTGCAGGTGACGGCGGTACGCTGCATCTGGTCGCCGCCGAATACGGCGACAGCCCGGCCACTAGTTCCAAGCCCTACTGGGAGAAGATGGCGGCCGATTTCACCGAGGCCAACCCCGGAATCGAGCTCGACGTCAAGCTCCTGCCGTGGGTCGACATCGACCGCGAAGTCTCCCGCATGGTCAAGGCCGGCAAGGCGCCGGACGTGGCGCTGATGGGGTCTTACTCGGACTTCGCGGCCCAGGGGAAGCTGTATCCCGCGGAAGAACTCCTCTCGGTCACCGCCGAGGCGAATTTTCTCCAGCCGCTCGCCGACGCGGGCTCCGTCGGCAACAGCCTCTACGGCCTGCCCTTCGTGGCGAGCAGCCGTCTCCTCTTCTACAACGAGGCGCTGTTCGCCAAGGCCGGCATCAAGGAGCCCCCCAAAACCTGGTCCGACCTCAAGTCCGACGCCAAAGCGCTCAAGGACAAGGGCGTGAAGTACCCCTACGCCCTGCCGCTCGGCCCGGAGGAGGCGCACGCCGAGGCGCTGATCTGGGAACTCAGCAACGGCGGCGGCTACGCCGACAGCAGCGGCAACTACAGCCTGGACTCCGACCAGAACATCGCGACCTGGGACTGGGTCAAGAGGGAGATGGTCGGTCCCGGCCTCACCGGCCCGACCCCGCCGTCGCAGCTGAACCGCGCCGAAGCCTTCGCCGCCTTCCTGCGCGGCGAGGTCGGCATGGTCAACGGCTATCCCTCGCTGGCCCACGAGGCGCGCGCCAAGGGCATCGGCATCTCGACCACCTCCATGCCCGTATCGGACAACCTCGGCACCGGTGTGCCGCCGCCCACCGTCGGTGTCGCCGACTGGATGATGGCCTTCAAGCAGAACGGCAAGCGCGCGGAGATCGGCAAGTTCCTGGAGTTCATCTACCAGGACAAGAACCTCTCGGACTTCGCCGACCGCTACCACCTGCTGCCGTCCACCGTCACGGCCTCGCGCACCCCGGCCGGGGGCGGCCTGGACAAGAACGACACGCAGTTCCTCAACGCGCTGCGCGGCGCCCAGCTCTACCCGGTCAACGACCCGTCCTGGCTGACGGTCAGCGACACCATCAAGCGCAACATCGGGCGCGCCGTGGAACCGACCGGCAGCCCGAAGGCCGTGCTGGAGGACATCGCCGGTCAGGCCGCCCAAGCCTCCAAGAAACACTGA
- a CDS encoding SMI1/KNR4 family protein produces MTENARIKALEQIMPATHGADEDIDWPAVEAVWGTRFPADFIAFMGRFGAGSINGEASILLPLPKPGLQWDPAGMVEETDNARQTWEAEGGRSAFDVDPESIIAWGVTGGSDILCWLTTDPDPDRWPVLVCGRHTADSFAVYPYGMAEFLYRLCSDEFDVSPVSITFWDGGHLSFVHWRKAQRRWQEGRNPETGEPDPYAGEFAD; encoded by the coding sequence ATGACGGAGAACGCGCGGATCAAGGCGCTGGAGCAGATCATGCCGGCGACGCACGGCGCCGACGAGGACATCGACTGGCCGGCGGTGGAGGCCGTCTGGGGGACCCGGTTCCCGGCCGATTTCATCGCGTTCATGGGCCGCTTCGGCGCGGGCTCCATCAACGGCGAGGCCAGCATCCTGTTGCCGCTGCCCAAGCCCGGACTCCAGTGGGACCCGGCCGGGATGGTCGAGGAGACCGACAACGCCCGCCAGACCTGGGAGGCGGAGGGCGGCCGCTCCGCCTTCGACGTGGATCCCGAGTCGATCATCGCTTGGGGCGTCACCGGCGGGTCGGACATCCTGTGCTGGCTCACCACCGACCCCGACCCGGACCGGTGGCCGGTCCTGGTCTGCGGGCGGCACACCGCCGATTCCTTTGCGGTGTATCCGTACGGCATGGCCGAGTTCCTCTACCGGCTGTGCTCCGACGAGTTCGACGTGAGCCCCGTCAGCATCACCTTCTGGGACGGCGGCCACCTCAGCTTCGTGCACTGGCGCAAGGCCCAGCGGCGCTGGCAGGAGGGCCGCAACCCGGAGACGGGCGAGCCCGACCCGTACGCGGGCGAGTTCGCCGACTAG
- a CDS encoding polysaccharide deacetylase family protein: MARANNKGVRAGVAGVASATAVAAAVWGAAALFGPDGTAASQQNVARPGATDHSGRGGDDGRPGQQPQGIPEGIAHASEGGGNAVNVTIDDGPDPRWTPKVLDVLRRHDVKATFCMVGPQAKAHPDLVKKVVADGHRLCDHTMNHDTAMDKKPVAYQEQQILEAKKLIEEAAGGGAKVEYYRAPGGAFTPDSRRIAAAHGMRPLGWNVDTKDFDKPGTAAIVNAVKREIGNGPTVLFHDGGGNRAQTVDALGQVLTWLKEQGRPTGFPVRTAPDNPDIDAADAPDAS, encoded by the coding sequence TTGGCGCGCGCGAACAACAAGGGTGTCCGGGCCGGTGTCGCCGGCGTGGCCTCGGCCACCGCCGTGGCGGCGGCCGTGTGGGGCGCGGCGGCCCTGTTCGGACCGGACGGCACCGCCGCCTCCCAGCAGAACGTGGCCCGCCCGGGTGCCACCGACCACTCCGGTCGCGGCGGCGACGACGGCCGGCCCGGCCAGCAACCGCAGGGGATACCCGAGGGCATAGCCCACGCCTCCGAGGGCGGCGGCAACGCCGTCAACGTCACCATCGACGACGGACCCGACCCCCGCTGGACCCCGAAGGTGCTGGACGTACTGCGGCGGCACGACGTCAAGGCGACCTTCTGCATGGTCGGACCGCAGGCCAAGGCCCATCCCGACCTGGTGAAGAAGGTGGTCGCCGACGGCCACCGGCTCTGCGACCACACCATGAACCACGACACGGCCATGGACAAGAAGCCCGTCGCCTACCAGGAGCAGCAGATCCTGGAGGCGAAGAAGCTGATCGAGGAAGCCGCGGGCGGCGGCGCGAAGGTCGAGTACTACCGGGCCCCCGGCGGCGCGTTCACCCCCGACAGCCGACGCATCGCCGCCGCGCACGGCATGCGGCCGCTCGGTTGGAACGTCGACACCAAGGACTTCGACAAGCCCGGTACCGCCGCCATCGTGAACGCCGTCAAGCGCGAGATCGGCAACGGCCCCACCGTGCTCTTCCACGACGGCGGTGGCAACCGCGCCCAGACCGTCGACGCCCTCGGCCAGGTGCTGACCTGGCTCAAGGAGCAGGGCCGGCCCACCGGCTTCCCCGTCCGCACCGCCCCGGACAACCCGGACATCGACGCCGCAGACGCGCCCGACGCCTCCTGA
- a CDS encoding nuclear transport factor 2 family protein, whose protein sequence is MAIAPARLSDPVVGALVAAVNAHDRNAFLAILTADATMSDDGSDRDLHDWIDREIFDSGGHMDVQSESDGGRTLLVNYRNDTWGEMRTTWRFVIAPGGGRISRFETGQA, encoded by the coding sequence GTGGCCATCGCCCCCGCCAGACTGTCCGACCCGGTGGTCGGCGCCCTCGTCGCCGCCGTCAACGCGCACGACAGGAACGCCTTCCTCGCAATCCTGACCGCCGACGCGACCATGTCCGACGACGGCTCCGACCGGGACCTGCACGACTGGATCGACCGGGAGATCTTCGACTCCGGCGGCCACATGGACGTCCAGTCCGAGTCCGACGGCGGCCGCACCCTGCTCGTCAACTACCGCAACGACACCTGGGGCGAGATGCGCACCACCTGGCGCTTCGTGATTGCCCCCGGTGGCGGCCGGATCAGCCGCTTCGAGACCGGCCAGGCCTGA
- a CDS encoding nuclear transport factor 2 family protein, with protein MTRPPLPPFTEESARAKVQAAEDAWNSRDPERVALAYTEDSVWRNRDRFLTGRAEIRAFLADKWERELDYRLRKELWAFTGNRISVRFEYEWHDAGGQWFRSHGNEQWEFADDGLMRRREASINDVPIAPEDRRLG; from the coding sequence GTGACACGTCCGCCCCTGCCGCCCTTCACCGAAGAGTCCGCGCGCGCCAAGGTCCAGGCTGCCGAAGACGCCTGGAACAGCCGCGATCCCGAGCGGGTCGCCCTCGCGTACACGGAGGACTCGGTATGGCGCAACCGGGACCGCTTCCTCACCGGCCGCGCCGAGATCCGCGCGTTCCTCGCCGACAAGTGGGAGCGCGAGCTCGACTACCGGCTCCGCAAGGAGTTGTGGGCCTTCACCGGCAACCGCATCTCCGTGCGCTTCGAGTACGAGTGGCACGACGCCGGCGGCCAGTGGTTCCGCAGCCACGGCAACGAGCAGTGGGAGTTCGCGGACGACGGTCTGATGCGCCGCCGCGAGGCGAGCATCAACGACGTCCCGATCGCCCCCGAGGACCGCCGGCTCGGCTGA
- a CDS encoding TetR/AcrR family transcriptional regulator, with product MSSSSPQRRRGDTRQRIQDVALELFAEQGYEKTSLREIAERLEVTKAALYYHFKTKEDIIISIFEDLTRPIDELITWAEGQPRTLETKREVLRRYSEAMASGAVLYRFMQENQATMRELAIGETVKKRLFTLVELLRTQDGPLTDQVRCVSALFTLHAGMMFLQHVEGDREETRLAALEVATDLITQAHHEHS from the coding sequence ATGTCCAGCAGCAGTCCGCAGCGGCGCCGTGGCGACACGCGCCAGCGCATCCAGGACGTCGCACTGGAGCTCTTCGCTGAGCAGGGGTACGAGAAGACGTCGCTGCGCGAGATCGCGGAGCGGCTGGAGGTCACGAAGGCGGCGCTGTACTACCACTTCAAGACCAAGGAAGACATCATCATCAGCATCTTCGAGGACCTGACCCGGCCCATCGACGAGCTGATCACGTGGGCGGAGGGCCAGCCGCGCACCCTGGAGACCAAGCGCGAGGTGCTGCGCCGCTACAGCGAGGCGATGGCGTCCGGCGCCGTGCTGTACCGCTTCATGCAGGAGAACCAGGCGACGATGCGCGAGCTCGCCATCGGCGAGACGGTGAAGAAGCGACTCTTCACCCTGGTGGAGCTGCTCCGCACGCAGGACGGCCCGCTGACGGACCAGGTCCGCTGCGTCAGCGCGCTGTTCACGCTGCACGCCGGGATGATGTTCCTCCAGCACGTCGAGGGCGACCGGGAGGAGACCCGCCTGGCGGCCCTGGAGGTCGCCACGGACCTCATCACCCAGGCCCACCACGAGCACTCCTGA
- a CDS encoding TetR/AcrR family transcriptional regulator, with amino-acid sequence MDDEEARTRLLDAAEELFYRHGIQAVGMDRIRTASGVPLKRLYRLFPAKESLVTAYLERRDRRWLDSLRTAALAPAQPRARVLAVFDWLADWFTEPDFRGCAFLNAYGELGAAAPEVVRTHKVELHALLTDLTADPALADRLLILTEGATAVAALTPGPEPARRAREIAELLLGE; translated from the coding sequence ATGGACGATGAAGAGGCACGCACCCGACTGCTGGACGCGGCGGAGGAGCTGTTCTACCGGCACGGCATCCAGGCCGTCGGCATGGACCGCATCCGCACCGCCTCCGGGGTACCCCTCAAGCGCCTCTACCGCCTCTTCCCCGCGAAGGAATCCCTGGTCACGGCCTACCTGGAACGCCGCGACCGGCGCTGGCTGGACTCCCTGCGCACCGCGGCCCTCGCCCCGGCGCAGCCACGAGCGCGCGTGCTCGCGGTCTTCGACTGGCTGGCGGACTGGTTCACCGAGCCCGACTTCCGGGGCTGCGCGTTCCTCAACGCGTACGGGGAGTTGGGGGCGGCGGCCCCGGAGGTCGTCCGCACCCACAAGGTCGAACTCCACGCCCTGCTGACCGACCTGACCGCCGACCCCGCGCTCGCCGACCGGCTGCTGATCCTGACCGAGGGAGCGACGGCGGTGGCCGCCCTCACCCCCGGCCCGGAGCCGGCGCGCCGAGCCCGGGAGATCGCGGAGCTCCTCCTGGGGGAGTGA
- a CDS encoding carboxymuconolactone decarboxylase family protein produces MEARLNFYGNAVATKFARYINSAGKVISDSTLPHATQELVKLRASQINGCGFCTDMHFKDASHAGEDPVRLNLVAAWREAKVFTDAERAALELTEQGTRIADAAGGVTDEAWADAAKYYDEDQLAALVTLIALINAYNRMNVIVQQPAGDYQPGQFG; encoded by the coding sequence ATGGAAGCGCGTCTCAACTTCTACGGCAACGCGGTCGCGACCAAGTTCGCCCGGTACATCAACTCCGCGGGCAAGGTCATCTCGGACTCGACCCTGCCGCACGCCACGCAGGAGCTCGTGAAGCTCCGGGCCAGCCAGATCAACGGCTGCGGGTTCTGCACCGACATGCACTTCAAGGACGCTTCGCACGCCGGGGAGGACCCGGTGCGGCTGAACCTGGTCGCGGCCTGGCGCGAGGCGAAGGTGTTCACCGACGCCGAGCGGGCCGCCCTGGAACTGACCGAGCAGGGCACCCGCATCGCCGACGCGGCAGGCGGCGTCACGGACGAGGCGTGGGCCGACGCCGCCAAGTACTACGACGAGGACCAGCTGGCCGCACTGGTCACCCTCATCGCACTGATCAACGCGTACAACCGGATGAACGTGATCGTCCAGCAGCCGGCGGGCGACTACCAGCCGGGCCAGTTCGGCTGA
- a CDS encoding OmpA family protein, whose protein sequence is MTKNHRTTVATAVVLFVMAGAHFVGASSAHADDVKPSAPPGTEPSAAAPVQIDSKAPGLKIPQGGTLAPVKVLDIAEVVEDLGGEQRRQETNQTVMMALQSEVLFPEDSAVFNAQAAARIQAIAQEINQQKATRIRVFGFTDDQGSYEHGKELSKKRADAVQAELAKTVTDPNVVFDVRGYSEDYPIADNGTEEGRKKNRRVEITFPRSTGGG, encoded by the coding sequence ATGACAAAAAACCACCGCACCACAGTCGCCACGGCAGTCGTCCTTTTCGTCATGGCCGGGGCTCACTTCGTCGGTGCAAGCAGCGCCCATGCCGACGACGTCAAGCCATCCGCACCCCCCGGCACAGAGCCGTCCGCCGCCGCGCCCGTGCAGATCGACTCCAAGGCGCCCGGGCTCAAGATCCCGCAGGGTGGCACGCTCGCACCCGTCAAGGTCCTGGACATCGCCGAGGTCGTCGAGGACCTCGGGGGTGAGCAGCGGCGGCAGGAGACCAATCAGACCGTCATGATGGCGCTGCAGTCCGAGGTGTTGTTCCCCGAGGACAGTGCCGTGTTCAACGCACAGGCCGCCGCGCGGATCCAGGCCATTGCGCAGGAGATCAATCAGCAGAAGGCCACCCGCATCCGCGTCTTCGGGTTCACCGACGACCAGGGCAGCTACGAGCACGGCAAGGAGCTCTCCAAGAAGCGGGCCGATGCCGTGCAGGCCGAGTTGGCCAAGACCGTTACTGATCCGAACGTCGTCTTCGACGTCCGCGGCTACAGCGAGGACTACCCGATCGCCGACAACGGCACTGAGGAGGGCCGCAAGAAGAACCGCCGGGTCGAGATCACCTTCCCCCGCAGTACGGGCGGCGGCTAG
- a CDS encoding A24 family peptidase, whose product MGVALIVLAAGYGAAAGWLLPRAAYRFSVEPGEPWRYRCPQGHRLRGWLGPARCGVLAEVVVQDPGGRPPESAAPHVYGRRAAPLAALVGALCALLGATVGARPELVAYVGLAPVVVLLSLVDRAVHRLPDVLTLPLAAAVAAGLGAAALLPRAGGDWRLSLLGGGALGAAYLLLHLINPAGMGFGDVKLALSLGVALGWYGWGVWSAGAFLGLLYGALYGLVLLLRGPDERNQGYAFGPFMAAGALTGVLLGGFGA is encoded by the coding sequence ATGGGTGTCGCCCTGATCGTTCTCGCCGCCGGATACGGCGCCGCCGCGGGATGGCTGCTGCCGCGTGCCGCGTACCGGTTCTCCGTCGAGCCGGGGGAGCCCTGGCGCTACCGCTGCCCGCAGGGGCACCGGCTGCGCGGCTGGCTCGGACCGGCCCGCTGCGGGGTTCTTGCGGAGGTCGTCGTGCAGGATCCCGGCGGCCGGCCCCCCGAGTCCGCCGCGCCGCACGTCTACGGGAGGCGCGCCGCCCCCCTCGCGGCCCTCGTCGGGGCGCTCTGCGCCCTGCTCGGGGCTACCGTCGGGGCGCGGCCCGAGCTGGTGGCCTACGTGGGGCTCGCCCCGGTGGTCGTGCTGCTCTCGCTCGTGGACCGCGCCGTGCACCGGCTGCCGGACGTACTGACCCTGCCGCTCGCCGCCGCGGTCGCCGCCGGGCTCGGCGCGGCCGCCCTCCTGCCCCGCGCCGGAGGCGACTGGCGGCTCTCCCTGCTGGGCGGCGGCGCGCTCGGAGCGGCGTACCTGCTGCTCCATCTGATCAACCCCGCCGGAATGGGCTTCGGCGACGTCAAGCTGGCGCTCTCACTGGGGGTCGCTCTTGGGTGGTACGGGTGGGGGGTATGGTCCGCCGGGGCCTTCCTCGGCCTGCTCTACGGGGCCCTGTACGGGCTGGTCCTGTTGCTGCGCGGCCCCGACGAGCGGAATCAGGGCTACGCGTTCGGCCCCTTCATGGCGGCCGGAGCACTCACCGGAGTGCTGCTGGGTGGTTTCGGAGCGTAA
- a CDS encoding MDR family MFS transporter, translating into MVDKVKPAGTSEEVKPRSVRVVLMALMIAMLLAMLDNMIIGTAMPTIVGELHGLEHLSWVVTAYTLATAASTPIWGKLGDMYGRKGSFLTSIVIFLIGSALSGMAQSMGQLIGFRAIQGLGAGGLMVGVMAIIGDLIPPRERGKYQGMMAGVMALAMIGGPLVGGTITDHWGWRWSFYINLPLGAVALAMVTAVLHLPKKRAQGKIDYLGAALLTIAITSTVLVTTWGGNEYAWGSVEILGLIAVGVLSTAAFLYAETKAAEPVMPLHIFRSRNFTLMSVIGFIVGFAMFGGVLYLPLFQQSVQGASATNSGLLLLPMLLSMMVVSLISGRVTTSSGKYKVFPIAGGGLMVVGMFLLATMDTGTTRLVSGLYMAVLGAGLGFLMQIAMLVAQNSVEMKDMGVASSSATLFRTLGGSFGVALMGSLFSARVTDTMTERLGPEAAQASGSAQLDAASLAKLPEAVRDAYQHAVAAGTHSAFLLGAAIAVLGFAAAWFVKEVPLRGAGPATPAGDADGEKAEKAEKAAPATQESLAH; encoded by the coding sequence ATGGTGGACAAAGTCAAGCCTGCGGGGACCTCGGAGGAGGTGAAGCCGCGCAGCGTGCGGGTCGTCCTCATGGCGCTCATGATCGCGATGCTGCTGGCCATGCTCGACAACATGATCATCGGCACCGCGATGCCGACGATCGTCGGCGAGCTCCACGGCCTGGAGCACCTCTCCTGGGTGGTCACCGCCTACACGCTGGCCACCGCGGCCTCCACCCCCATCTGGGGCAAGCTCGGCGACATGTACGGGCGGAAGGGCTCCTTCCTCACCTCGATCGTCATCTTCCTGATCGGCTCCGCGCTCAGCGGCATGGCCCAGAGCATGGGTCAGCTGATCGGCTTCCGCGCGATCCAGGGCCTCGGCGCCGGCGGTCTGATGGTCGGCGTCATGGCGATCATCGGCGACCTGATCCCGCCCCGTGAGCGCGGCAAGTACCAGGGCATGATGGCCGGCGTGATGGCCCTCGCCATGATCGGCGGCCCGCTGGTCGGCGGCACCATCACCGACCACTGGGGTTGGCGCTGGTCCTTCTACATCAACCTGCCGCTCGGCGCGGTCGCGCTGGCCATGGTCACCGCCGTGCTGCACCTGCCCAAGAAGCGGGCACAGGGCAAGATCGACTACCTCGGCGCCGCGCTGCTGACCATCGCCATCACCTCCACCGTCCTCGTGACGACCTGGGGCGGCAACGAGTACGCGTGGGGCTCCGTCGAGATCCTCGGCCTCATCGCGGTCGGCGTCCTGTCGACCGCCGCGTTCCTCTACGCGGAGACCAAGGCCGCCGAGCCGGTCATGCCGCTGCACATCTTCCGCAGCCGCAACTTCACCCTGATGTCGGTGATCGGGTTCATCGTCGGCTTCGCGATGTTCGGCGGCGTGCTCTACCTCCCGCTGTTCCAGCAGTCGGTGCAGGGTGCCTCCGCCACCAACTCGGGCCTGCTGCTCCTGCCCATGCTGCTCTCGATGATGGTCGTCTCGCTGATCTCGGGCCGCGTCACCACCAGCAGCGGCAAGTACAAGGTCTTCCCGATCGCCGGCGGCGGGCTCATGGTCGTCGGGATGTTCCTGCTCGCGACCATGGACACCGGCACCACCCGCCTCGTGTCGGGCCTCTACATGGCCGTCCTCGGTGCCGGTCTCGGCTTCCTGATGCAGATCGCCATGCTGGTCGCGCAGAACAGCGTCGAGATGAAGGACATGGGCGTCGCCTCCTCCTCGGCGACCCTCTTCCGTACGCTCGGCGGCTCCTTCGGCGTGGCGCTGATGGGCTCCCTCTTCAGCGCCCGGGTCACGGACACCATGACCGAGCGCCTGGGCCCGGAGGCCGCCCAAGCCTCGGGCTCCGCCCAGCTGGACGCCGCGAGCCTGGCGAAGCTGCCCGAAGCGGTACGTGACGCCTACCAGCACGCGGTCGCGGCCGGCACGCACTCCGCGTTCCTGCTCGGCGCGGCCATCGCCGTACTGGGCTTCGCAGCGGCCTGGTTCGTCAAGGAGGTCCCCCTCCGCGGTGCGGGCCCGGCCACCCCGGCCGGCGATGCGGACGGCGAGAAGGCGGAGAAGGCGGAGAAGGCGGCCCCGGCCACCCAGGAGTCGCTCGCGCACTGA